One window of Nitrospirota bacterium genomic DNA carries:
- the hrcA gene encoding heat-inducible transcription repressor HrcA, giving the protein MDELSERSRKILWAIIQSYTTLNAPVGSIKVTQQFSFGLSPATVRSIMASLEDMGYVKQPHTSAGRIPTERGYRLYVNSLLKERNLSVSKTIFDNLTRRLLFIQDDASQLIKEAAKSLSFYSRCLSIATQSKAAQLLIKHIKLIKYEDNKVLCILIADDESVRSNFFNLSGSLSQNDLDVLSGYLTNLIKGLSFSKAKTQLSLRLQDEESRNEYIEDILTKCKDFISNESDNLDINELAGTSYLPDFANLKQMKEILQAIEDRHLFLKMLQNVSDSKGVQVFVGMESIFPTMKELSMVASTYRDNKDIIGTIGVIGPTSMNYKKLIPIVAHTAKTLTEILSDA; this is encoded by the coding sequence ATGGACGAACTCAGCGAAAGAAGTAGAAAAATCCTTTGGGCAATTATACAAAGTTATACTACCTTAAATGCTCCTGTAGGTTCAATCAAAGTCACTCAGCAATTCTCCTTTGGCCTTTCACCTGCCACTGTCAGAAGCATTATGGCATCTCTGGAAGATATGGGATATGTAAAACAGCCTCATACTTCAGCAGGCAGAATACCTACAGAAAGAGGGTACAGGCTTTATGTCAATTCATTATTAAAGGAACGCAATCTATCTGTAAGCAAAACCATATTTGATAACCTAACGAGGAGACTTTTATTTATTCAAGATGATGCAAGTCAGCTCATAAAAGAAGCTGCAAAATCGCTATCATTTTACTCCCGATGCCTTTCCATTGCTACACAATCAAAAGCAGCACAACTTCTGATAAAGCATATTAAACTTATCAAGTATGAAGACAATAAGGTCTTGTGCATTTTGATAGCAGATGATGAGAGTGTAAGGAGCAACTTCTTTAACCTCAGTGGATCACTCTCACAGAATGACCTGGATGTTTTATCAGGTTATTTAACCAACCTTATAAAAGGTCTTTCTTTCAGTAAGGCAAAAACACAGTTATCATTGCGGCTACAGGATGAGGAATCAAGGAATGAGTATATTGAAGACATACTGACCAAGTGCAAAGATTTCATAAGCAATGAATCTGACAATCTTGATATAAATGAACTTGCAGGCACATCTTACCTGCCTGATTTCGCCAATCTGAAACAAATGAAAGAGATACTGCAGGCGATTGAAGACAGACATCTGTTTTTAAAGATGCTGCAGAATGTCAGTGATTCTAAAGGAGTCCAGGTATTTGTCGGAATGGAGAGCATTTTCCCAACCATGAAAGAATTAAGCATGGTTGCTTCTACCTACAGAGATAATAAAGATATAATCGGCACTATTGGTGTTATCGGCCCAACAAGTATGAATTATAAAAAACTGATACCTATCGTTGCCCATACAGCCAAAACACTGACAGAAATCCTGTCTGACGCATAA